The Nomia melanderi isolate GNS246 chromosome 3, iyNomMela1, whole genome shotgun sequence genomic interval TATAATACACTAATTCTGTGAGAATGTTAGTATCTCTAGATTTACGGCACGTGTCAATTTCGCTCctattggattttataaagattttatGGTACGCGCTtaggtcgattttgattgatacagttacgcaaatatgtaaatcaattgtctatttttaatctCTAATTTTTAAGACCTagataaacgaatatcaatttctctaaaataaatagaacaaactgtacagtaattGTCCATGAATCTCGTATTAACACTTTTGAGGATGATTATAAAGAGGTGAAGCGGTATTCATTCATGAAGATACAAGGAAGAAACGATTCGCACGtgaataaatgaagaaattgaaaagtggCATTGAATAATATAACAGTACTTTAATCAACACAACAGAAACAGAACAATCAGGATAAGATAACAAGAACAACATTTGCATAACAAGGTATCTTTGAACATGAATAACATGTCGTCACGGTTTCTAATGATGGTGGCCTCCTTCATGGACGATTCCGTTGCTGTTATGGACGTGAGCGTGGAATCCGTTTTTGCCTGCGTGATACTTCACGGTCCTAATATTGCCGCCTGGTTCTTTCACAGTGTACTCGCCGACGACTTCTTTGCCTGCGGAGAATCGACTGTTTACACAACTGTCTCGATTCGCGAGAAACCAGTGCAAGGATCAGCCAATATGCGGACGAAACGATCTCGTCTTTCTTTAAAAGTAACGAACGCAATCATTGAAAGGTAATAAGTAATTCGAAAAGCTTTCATCTAGAGCGGTTCGTTTGGCGAAATGGAACTGAAGCTGAAATTACTATCCGCTTACCCGATCGTGAAAACAAGCAAAGTATAAGGGAAGGTctgtttgaaaaagaaaattaaaattcccgCGGTACGGGTAACGAGAGGATCCCGGCTGGTTCGGCGAAGGTCAATCTGTAACTCGATTGCGAGGTGGATATCCGGCTGAGAGGATTGCGGCTACCTTGGAGGACTGACCGAATAATTTTCACCTGGCTCTTAAATCcacgaaatgaaatataatcCGAGTATTTCAAGGGAGATCGTTAACCACTTCATCTGGCCTGCAAATAACTCTGCGTCTCGGTATTCTTCGACCGAGTACGGTCTCGCTTCATCGTTTCAATGGAAGCGTGTTTCGTTGACTGGAGGAAAGGATTCGTTGTGTTAATTACACGAATTCGAACGAAAGCTTCAACAGGTTTTGATGTTCTGTATATTTCGTAGATGCTCTTTCTATTGGTTGGAATCTTAATGAGAGATCGAATAGGTTTGCACTTTTTCGGTCGTAAATCATTCATAGATCTGTTTATTTCATAGATATTACATTCACTGGaatcataaagaaaatattctatgaGGTATACACCCTATGGTTCATAGATCACTCATAGACCTTTTTCCTTCCTAAATGTTAAATTCACTAGAATCTCAAAGAGAAAGTCTTTTCGTTTCCTAGAGTCTATACCCACTAGAATCTTATAAAAGAAGATCCATTAAGTCTGGACCTTTTGGTTCATAATCCATGCTTAGATAGTTATTTTCGTAAGTAAGTGCAATTTCCATAACATTACAATGATGCACGAGCAATCAGAGAAAGTAAGAATCCCGACAATGTcccgaaataattaaataatctttaCAACTACCGTGTATCCGTCTCAGAGACCCTCAGACGTTCAAGATTTCCGTTTGAAGCCACGCATTTCCATCAAGAACAGTCGCAGACAACGGCTGGCGTACAACGAAGTCGGCAAACTAAATAGCGTTCACAGTTAGCGCGCACTTGGTTAGCGGATTAATATGGCAAAAGCGGAAGAGATTCGTCAGGTGCGACACGGTATTCGAAATTGTTTCGGGAAGGGAATTCCTACGCgaggaataattataattagcgAAACCAGGGAATGTTTCTTAGCGTCGCATTGCACTGCGCGAAGAGCGTTAACGTGACGGCCGATTTTGATTTTCGCTCGTTCAATGCCGCCACAATCAGCCACGGTTAAATCAACGCGCCCGTTCCCGCGAAAACCAAGATCCGCGCCCCGTAATTACTTCTACCGCATAATGTTACGATCTCGTTAGGTCTATTAGAGAACTCAAACTAATTTGACGAGAGACTCACGAGCAATGGATGCCTTAAAGGAGACGCCTCCGAGCCAGCATCGAAATGGGAACCATCTCTGTCATTTTGCGGCATCTTATGAACATGAAACGTGACTCTATCGTAAAATGGAGCAGTACAAAATGGTAGTGCGTCTCTGTTATTccgatgaatgaaatattttataactaaacGTCTGCAGAAAGTCTGTGTTGGTATATACCGACAACCTTAGGATTGAAGTAAAACTAATGGATTTATACGTGTGCAAAGTTCATCCTTTACTAATAAATCTTTACGATATTCTTATCCATTGTTATtctattcaatatattataatttgtttctaaATATGAAATACTTCGTACCAAATATGATTTGTACCTATGACATACAGCAGAATTATGATCTCTTTATTGTTCGGCATTCTTATGCAACTCGATTAGTAAGCACTATTGTGTTTTTGTAGTTatactattttcattttaaaaatatgaatttattcgaatatacaTTATTAGACATTTTTTCAGCGCATAATGCATTAGTTTTGATACAGGCACGACCACTGCGTATCTCCTAGCTATACTTAGTCAACTGATTAATCCCCATCAAAGTACTCCCTGCAAACTAGCTTTCCAACTGTTTGACATCCGAGTATCATTAACATGAAACACCGTCTGATTCTAATTAGACCGATTTCCCGGGCAAAGAGGAAGAATGCATGGACTAGAAATTCACCGAGTTCTCTCGACATCAAACGCCGTTCCGACGAGCGTTCAAAATGTCCTTCGGTCCGCTCTGTGAGCGAATTAAAACGCGAAATTTAATGATTCCGTGAATCTCAATGGTACAGGACATAGTTATAAAACCTAGGGAGCTCGGAAGTGGTTACACTGGAAGACAATGTAGCATCCTTCGTGAACAAAGGTCACGTTGCCTCTTTATTCCCGCAATCAGACCTCTCGTCTCCCTGGCGTCATCTTCGTAACAACATTGCAGCGATTCTACCAACGTAActagtttatttttattcgtgacGGTCATGTCATGCAATCCGGGACACGACGAACTCATCAAAAGAGGGCaaaagatattaaccctttgcactcgacctTTTTCCGAGCTTAACTTTACAActcgatattatttattctaatatattattaatgtgCCTGATaggtaataattatatactacTTTATCTACCAGAAATTATTCGATAGTATGTAAAAATCgataattgtacaatatttataaaaaagttttcagtgcaaaatttcaacatttttcaggAAGAGAAGGAAAATAGCTTAACGTCGCATTGAATTATGCTATATTGTTATGCCATAATGATGTCACCTTacagtattattaaaattatcgacAACAACAAAATTTCCTTACAAAAGGGAAAATTGCgcttaaattatataatacaggGTAATAAAGAAccgaaatttcttaattttatccCTTGGAGTAATTTCTACGAAAACTCTCCAATTAACAATTAAGAACATCTTAATTCGTTTTGCAATGGTTACACTAACTGGAATTGATATGTAACAAGCGATTTTGAAGCAAACATAATCAAGTAATTTCTTCAGAGGTTTCTGTTTAAAAGGGAACTCCTCAGATTCTTTTTCCGAGTATCAAAATATCCGAGCTTATTTGTTAGCCCCCATTAGGATACGTAAGAAAGCTCACCGTCTCTGTGTTCCTTCTGGCCGTGATGGTCGCCGGTATGATGGTCCTCCACACCGTACGAGAAGTCATAGTGCGGATGCGCCACGTAGTTGTGATAATGGTGTCCGTGCTTGTCGGTCCAAGTGACCTCCTGGGCGTCGCCTATCACCGGCCCGTGGAAGTGCTGGAAAGAGTGCGCGTGTCCAGCGTCCGCCTCGCGTCCCAACAAAACCGACAGAGCCAGAATCGGCAGGATAAACTGCGAGGAATAGTTCATTAGTTGTTTGTCCCGCGATGGAATGCGGAGTTTTAGCCGCAGCGGAACGCTCCAACGCAAAGTTTTCTCGGAAATAGCAATGCCGTTTTGTGGAAATTTTGTTTCGAAGTCAAATTTGCGGAATGTTTACTCTCTCGTTAGAAGTTAGAGAGGGAGAGTGCTACGTTGATGGATTGTGGAGAAGGGGAAAAGGGGTTCTGGAAAGTAAAGTGTGGACCTTTGTCGTTTACACCTACTCAATGGACTTACGTGAGAGGTTTATAGAGAAGTAATACACTATTGGTAGTATTTTCTGTTGCGTCACTTGAACATTCAACATACACGTTACAGTATTGTGTACTATGGAAATCTTAAAGTGATGGAATAAACACTTTCTAAACTTCTTAATTGACTCCTAGTTAATCATTTAGATTGCAGGAATCTAAATAATGGATTGATAGACTTCTTTTTGGAGGAAGCAGATTTCTGTGAAGCAGAAGTACTGACAAAAATCAGTAgcgctttttattttattcattattccaCTCATGAACCGATTTGTAAAAGCAGAAACTTCGGTAAGCTAGTATTCCGTGTTACTATTCCGTATTCTTCGATTTCTATGTCTCCGCAGAAATAGCAAGTTTTTGGTATCGACAAGGGCCATTTAATTCCCAGCAACTCAGCGGAATGGCCAGGATCGCGGGTACGTCTTTCTGAAAAATTTCCCCGGAGAAGTAGAAACGTAATTCGACGAAGTGATTGTGATTAACCGACGTTACGGAGAATCGATGGAGGTTCCGGTGGACCGGGACAGAACGATTTCGTTCGGTCGCGGACGCCGCGCCGGCATGGCCGGCCGATAATTAAATGGCACGAAACGATTGATCGATCCCGCCGCTGGGGAACACCGGGTCCCACGTGTCACGGGTACGAGAAAAATGAGGAATGGTCAATCGCGTGATGTACACTCACTTTGAACGCCATACCACTGGTCTATGTGTCGCGGTATCCACGGCGAATAGGATCACAGGAGACAGAACCGGGAACGGATCGATGGATCGATACTGGAACGATCGGCCGAAAACTGAACGATCAGCTACCGCCGCGTTGTTCCTTTTATAGCTCCACTTTAAAAGTTTCCCTCTGCTTAATTCTTCTTTGGATCCATGCCCGGAACTTCCCGACGGTGCAGACGTTGCAAAACACAATTATTCAAGCGGCCCGGCCCTGTAAAAAGCGTCGCGAGCTGCTCGCTCGAGCGCGCATTAGCCAATCCCGGTCTCTCTAATGGAGTTTGTTGCGAAACAGGACGAAAAAAATAAGGCATAGGAAACGTCGCACGGTTTCTTCGGACGAGTGACATACGCGTTGCCGATCATGCCACGAGATGATCAACGTCACGCTTCAGAAGCCCGGCAGATTGTGTTACCGGTTTCCGACTTTCTTTCTAGATGCTGGTCTCACCACAGTAAGGCAATCGCATGCTCCAGTTCTTCTGGAGTTACGTATCGCGTAGCTTAAAAACAAGATTGTCGAATGTAAGATTCTGACTATAATAAAATGCTGCGTGAGAAGTTTGAGAGAGGTTCTTCGAGGTGGTTGCAGTCTAAATCGACAATTTGTGAAGACCGAAATTAAAAAGGAATGGTATAGTTGAATGGCAGTGATGTCTCTTTTGAACGTTGATACGAGATCTTTGTTTCTTCAGATTTCTCAGCATTCTACAATTTCTCAAAAATTCCGAAGAAAGATCCTGATACAGTGAATTCTTTTCTGAATTCTCGTATTTGATTAAGTAAGGGcaatctaatattttaaatttttgctaCGAGTATCCTCTCGGTCAAAGTGGAGGATTGAAACTTGGCTCAGAAAGTTTTCTCCTGGTATGTTATTAAAGTTGTACTTTAACTTCCTTTTCCAGCTACACCTTTTCTTCGTGTTCTAAAGGATTTTAACATgcttcgaataaaatgaaaagggCATAAGTAAGTTCACATCCTTCCAGCAAAGAGCACCAAAAATACACTATCCTACATCTTGAAAACTTGTCCCCTTCATAAAATCGATGAACAGTGAACCATCgttaaaccctttgcactctaagttccttttacattttgttttcgataactttgtattattttctgtgctttatttgaaatgtatttcgagAGACAGTTGATGCGAAACAgcgtaaaaaattctttttgctAATACCATTGAAAATAGTacgataatataatacaatttttaaaaaatgtcttaatttaaatatcttctcGGCAGAGAAGCACACATTCGATGTAGAACTGCAAAGGGTCATCGCAATTAAATCGACAGTTTAATTTCTGTACTAGTATGTACAGAAATGCATTTGCCAGAAACCAAGAAAAACGATCGCATTCTTCCATAGTCCCCATGCCAGGAAATTCAATCTGCAAGGCGTTAGTGCCTCGGATGAACGATCATTCGCGGAATTTTTGATACTCCGTCGTTATTAACAAAAACTGGTAGATACCCATTTGGTCGATGGGTGAGGGTGAAACGGTTACCGTGTCCGTAGGAACGGATCGGCGAGGCAGAAGGGCGGAGGAGGAGCGGATTCTGGCACACGATGTGCTGGAGCGGCGGAAGTGCTCGAAGAGAGGCGCTCGGCTTTTGAGTTATGACACTTTTTGAGTCGAGGAGTCGCATTGTGAATGGCGCATCCGGGTCCAGCGTAATATCCCAGCCCGATCTCTCAAGACTGGGCCGGCAATAAATCTGCCTTAAATAAGATTTGCCGGCGACACTTCTCGCGAAATAAAAGGAACAGGATGTGGCTCGAGTGGCGAGGGGACACGGTTTGCCTCCCTTCGATTCCGGTCTGTCGACACCGTGCTCCGGGGTTGATTGGTAATTTTCGGTCCGCGCGTTAATGGGGCCGGCGCGTTTAACGAAACTCGGTGCCCCCTTCGGGAAATCGTTGAAATCGTTTTACTGGCTTCCTGGAAACCTATAACGCCGGCAATGGTTAGGTGATCAGGAAAATAAACGAGCTGTTGTTTGATGCAATAGGGAATGACTGGAAATGTTGGAAACGTTGTGCAAATTTAATagttgaaaaatgttattttgtttcattagaAATCTGAATAATATCGTATTCTTCGTGGTTTCCTTTTGTAAGATAAGTTATGGAAAGGATGTTACTCATAGTGGCGTAGTGAATGTTTCTTGAATCAGTTAATTAATTCAGTAAGGAatgcaaattatttttaatacaactcGCAACCTCATTTGGGTTTCGTTCAGCTTCTGCATAATGTTTAAAGACAGAAATTAGTTAGGAGACTCGAAGCACCATCGACGGTATTATCAATTCTTAAGTAAGTCACTTAAGAAACTCACTTTATATCGGTATATTCCAGGGGAAAGTTTATTCCTGGAGGGCCCGATGATCATGATCCCTATATTGAGTCAGTGTAAACGTTCCAACTATTTCAATTAAAGGAAATCTGACTGAGAGCTCAATTTATGTCCCAAGAGCTTGCTTCTCCATAGTCCTTCTTCGAGCAGTCCCTCGGAGgagagttaatattaattaatattcgggATCGATTGATTCCATTCAGATAAGTCCAGTAATTTAGTAACTAATGATTCAATCCGCTGAAgaacaaataaatcaaaattccttATATGAAACGCGACTtgtaggaaaatgaaaaattcattcgtaAAATCGTACTTCGCGGATTAACGTCAAATAGTTGCCTCTTTGGTAGATATCGAACCACCAAACCTGATTGTTTGGCTTCGGTCTCTGGACGCCAAGCTGCGAGGCGCAAGAGCGAAAGCTAGACATCGTACACACGACAATGATTCCTACGTAATATCGTAATAGAAGCTGAGATGGGGGAAGAAGACTGAAACCCCAGGGATAAGTCTCGAGATTAACGTTGCGCTCCCCTTGTTCTAACACCGTGCTGCTCTCCAACATTCCACCGAGCGCTGAACCGCTTCCGAATAATTCGAACCTCAAGATTATTAAGCGGACCAAAATCTCTTTAGGGTACTACATCGATGGATAAGAATACTTAGTATCTACATCACGTAATAATCCCTGAGCCAACCTCTTCTCTTAACATTGCTTTGATAACTATCCCCGCCAATGATTAGCATTAATATTTAAGAACGAGGAAATATGGTATAGTTACTATAAGCACGCATTGACCTTATAGATTGTCTTAATCTCTTGTGATCGAATACGATATTGGTACACGGCATCCTTTGTTCTGATATGCGTTATcggtgaataatttaatttttcatagtaAAAATTTGTCGAAATTGTTCTTCAACAGAATAATATTAAGTGTAAATATTCCTCAATTCACATCCATGAAAAACGGACATTTCGCAATTGCGACTATTTCAACTTTACAATCACTAAGCACCTATATCGAGCATAGCTTTCTTATTAATCCCCCATCAAGAACACGAATACATACAATTATTTACACAGGTACCAAGAGACATAGGTCAACAGATTATCAGATGAAATTACCTCGATCACCTTCGTCGTATAAAGACGCTAAATCGAAAACCAGGGACACGTGTACAACAATCAGCAGCGTATAAATTGCGTCTGTCAGATGACTCTGATACCAGAAGCCACTTATCCCCATCCATACAATCCAGGGCAAACTGCGAGTAACCTTCCAGAGCGGCTATGCGCGCGAGTATCCAAAGGACGAATTCCAAGGAGATAGTTTCAGCCAGATAAAGACGAATAGTTCTGTTTGCCCGCGAATTTCAAAGTGTATCCAGCCCATGCTCGTTCCAACCCCTAGCTCTTCCCTTCTCGTTCCGATCCCCCGTTTCTTTCGGACGTTCCCGGAGTAAGGAACGTAGCGATCCCCAACGGCGTCGCTGTTCCCGGAGCGTCGACGACCGCCCATCCTTTATAGGTCACGATCTACCCGTGCTTCAGGGACGGGGAGCAACCGCACGCTATCCTGGATACCTCCTTGACCTCCATTCGCCGCTTCGAATCTCAAAACAACCGAGACACCCACCCCTGGCTCCACCTACCGACACCGACAGACCTTCCAAGAGGTTGACGAAACTTCGGTGCTGACTTTTGATGCGAGGATTCTGGAGCGTTCCCCTGTATGGTGCGTTTGCATGAATGCGGACGCCGAGTTTGCTCTCCGGCGATTCTATGGAAATCGCGAGCACGTTCTCTGGAACCCTCGCACCGACCGCGAAAAAATGTTCAATGGGAATTTTCAGTCGAACTGCATTTGGGAATCTTTggaacgtagacatagaaatattatagaagTATACGGAAGCATATGAAAATCCGTGAGATGTATTGGTTTAATCAGAGTCGGAAAGTGTAATATTGAAACAAGTGTAAACTGTTGGCCTGCTGTTacgtatatttcattgttttgcaAGTTGCTGCGCCCAATGCTTCTTTTAGACGCTGACGAAAGTAGCCTGCTGATGCATTTTTGTAGGAGCCACTTTTTTAAGGTGTATGCGTTATATAAACCATTGGTCGAAAACTCATGTAGAAAAGAATTGCTTCTTCCAGTCCCATTCTTAAAAGTTCTGCATGTAACTTTAGTGTTTAACTGTACCTCCAACTCTGAACAGCAGTAATATCAAGGTTTAGTCGGTTCACCTGAACATCCAGTTAGCCAGTATCGCAAAGAAACTTCTACTCAACTGTAATTTCTGTAAATCGTCCCTTAAAA includes:
- the LOC116429464 gene encoding cuticle protein 7; amino-acid sequence: MAFKFILPILALSVLLGREADAGHAHSFQHFHGPVIGDAQEVTWTDKHGHHYHNYVAHPHYDFSYGVEDHHTGDHHGQKEHRDGKEVVGEYTVKEPGGNIRTVKYHAGKNGFHAHVHNSNGIVHEGGHHH